A DNA window from Helianthus annuus cultivar XRQ/B chromosome 15, HanXRQr2.0-SUNRISE, whole genome shotgun sequence contains the following coding sequences:
- the LOC118487483 gene encoding probable WRKY transcription factor protein 1: protein MTCMKQHNTRGNGNGTMLTKQPVPGKSQKRPDNSNTRSFSQSSSVKQGQGSNQNQGSYVGKKPQCNKCGNNHYGQYVRTCRRCEKVGHEAKDCRAPQPKQQQQNQQHQRQQRQQPHQNQGFKKGCFQCGDEGHIKRDCPQLNLNVNDNNNRQNNNNNAGNNNTGNNGGNGARGRVFTIGAGDARNDDNVVTEFSQRLGLTPTPLEVKHVVELANGKTIEA, encoded by the exons ATGACTTGCATGAAACAACATAATACCCGTGGAAACGGAAATGGAACGATGctgacaaagcaaccagtgccaGGCAAATCTCAGAAAAGGCCTGACAACAGTAATACCCGTAGTTTCAGTCAGTCGTCCTCAGTTAAACAAGGCCAGGGCAGCAATCAGAATCAAGGCTCCTACGTTGGAAAGAAGCCACAGTGCAACAAGTGTGGTAATAATCATTATGGACAGTATGTCCGGACTTGCCGTAGGTGCGAAaaggtgggccatgaggccaaagactgtagagcccCGCAGCCTAAGCAGCAGCAGCAAAATCAGCAGCATCAGCGACAGCAAAGGCAACAACCCCATCAGAACCAGGGCTTTAAGaaggggtgtttccagtgtggggatgagggccaCATTAAGCGggactgccctcagttgaatctGAATGTTAACGACAACAACAACcgtcagaacaacaacaacaatgccgGGAACAACAACACTGGCAACAATGGGGGCAATGGTGCTCGTGGTAGGGTATTTACGATCGGTGCTGGTGATGCTAGGAACGACGACAATgtcgtgactg agttcaGTCAGCGATTAGGGTTAACCCCAACGCCTTTAGAAGTTAAGCACGTAGTAGAATTAGCGAATGGCAAAACGATTGAAGCTTAA